In the Candidatus Rhodoblastus alkanivorans genome, one interval contains:
- a CDS encoding transposase: MALSDDLRKRVVEAVIVDGLSRNAAAKIFKIGIASAVRWVKQFETTGEVSPKPVGGDRRSGRIEAHHDYLMGLIRRTPDITLLEIQERLIKNCGEHFSSSVLWRFFDRHGVTFKKERACRRTATAGRVEAPP, encoded by the coding sequence ATGGCGCTTTCCGACGATCTTCGCAAACGCGTGGTTGAGGCAGTGATTGTCGACGGGCTATCGCGCAATGCGGCGGCGAAGATCTTCAAGATCGGCATCGCCAGCGCCGTGCGCTGGGTCAAGCAATTCGAGACGACGGGAGAGGTTTCGCCCAAGCCTGTGGGCGGTGATCGCCGGTCGGGCCGCATAGAAGCCCATCACGACTACCTCATGGGGCTGATCCGGCGCACGCCGGACATCACCCTCCTCGAAATCCAAGAGCGCCTGATCAAGAATTGCGGCGAGCATTTTTCGAGTTCGGTTTTGTGGCGCTTCTTCGATCGGCATGGCGTCACGTTCAAAAAAGAGCGCGCATGCCGCCGAACAGCAACGGCCGGACGTGTTGAAGCGCCGCCTTGA
- a CDS encoding IS110 family transposase — protein MENVHIVGLDLAKHVFQAHGADQSGAVIFRKKLRRQQVLSFFSDLPRCTVAMEACAGAHYWGREIGKLGHCVKLIAPAYVKPFVKRQKSDASDAEAICEAAQRPTMRFVAVKTEEAQASTIIFRTRDLLVRQRTQIINALRGHLTESGIIVAKGPQHAGKLIALVNDSATDLPNAARDILKFLTEELNALNARVANLDREIARRAKEDPAARRLMTIPGIGAITAAALSALAPPTETFKRGRDFAAWLGLTPLQRSTGGKERLGRTSRMGERTLRRLLIIGASAVASWRARKGAPTGSWLDRMLTRKPPMLVRVALANKMARIAWAILSKGEVYRAPVLAV, from the coding sequence GTGGAAAACGTTCACATTGTCGGGCTCGATCTCGCCAAACATGTGTTTCAAGCTCACGGAGCTGACCAGAGCGGGGCTGTGATATTTCGCAAGAAACTGCGCCGCCAACAGGTTTTGTCATTTTTCTCCGATCTTCCTCGATGCACGGTGGCGATGGAGGCTTGCGCCGGCGCTCACTATTGGGGGCGAGAGATCGGCAAGTTGGGGCATTGCGTCAAATTAATTGCGCCGGCCTATGTGAAGCCCTTCGTCAAGCGGCAAAAAAGCGACGCATCCGACGCAGAGGCGATCTGTGAAGCCGCGCAGCGTCCAACGATGAGGTTCGTCGCCGTCAAAACGGAAGAGGCCCAAGCCTCCACCATCATTTTTCGAACACGCGATTTACTCGTTCGGCAACGCACACAGATAATAAATGCATTGCGCGGTCATTTGACCGAGTCCGGCATAATCGTCGCGAAGGGACCGCAGCATGCAGGAAAGCTCATCGCTCTTGTGAACGATTCAGCCACAGACCTGCCGAATGCCGCGCGCGACATTTTGAAATTTCTGACCGAGGAGTTGAACGCGTTGAACGCACGCGTGGCGAACCTCGATCGAGAGATTGCGCGCCGAGCGAAAGAAGATCCGGCAGCGCGCCGGTTGATGACGATTCCGGGCATCGGCGCCATCACCGCAGCGGCGCTATCCGCTCTGGCGCCGCCAACCGAAACGTTCAAGCGTGGACGCGACTTCGCTGCCTGGCTGGGCTTGACGCCCCTCCAGAGGTCAACTGGAGGTAAGGAACGTCTCGGACGAACCTCAAGAATGGGCGAAAGAACGCTGCGGCGTTTGTTGATCATTGGCGCCAGCGCCGTAGCCTCATGGAGGGCGCGCAAAGGCGCTCCAACAGGTTCGTGGTTGGATCGCATGCTAACCCGCAAGCCTCCAATGTTGGTGCGAGTGGCGCTGGCCAACAAAATGGCCCGCATAGCATGGGCAATTCTCAGCAAAGGTGAGGTTTACCGGGCTCCGGTCTTGGCCGTGTAG